A window from Leptospira meyeri encodes these proteins:
- a CDS encoding VOC family protein — MKILVNQALVVFLCFGIVYCKNESSSDVSGEVNQKNTKQSAEGKKNMISIVEIPVVNMARAIQFYQSILGVTIEMMTMGDTELGVLPAPEGTVSVVLVKGKEYSPAKNGVLIYFNPGENLQPALDKVEKNGGKILLNKTLISPEMGYYAFFLDSEGNKLGLHSQK, encoded by the coding sequence ATGAAGATATTGGTAAACCAGGCATTGGTTGTTTTTTTGTGTTTTGGGATTGTTTATTGTAAAAACGAAAGTAGTTCTGATGTCTCTGGTGAAGTGAATCAAAAAAATACAAAACAAAGTGCTGAAGGTAAAAAGAATATGATTTCTATAGTAGAAATTCCCGTCGTAAATATGGCTCGAGCAATTCAATTTTATCAATCCATTCTTGGGGTAACGATTGAGATGATGACTATGGGAGATACAGAACTGGGTGTTCTACCGGCTCCGGAGGGAACGGTAAGTGTAGTTCTCGTCAAAGGAAAGGAATACTCTCCTGCAAAAAATGGTGTTTTGATATATTTCAATCCTGGAGAGAATTTGCAGCCCGCTTTGGATAAGGTTGAAAAAAATGGTGGAAAAATCCTTCTGAATAAAACGTTGATTAGTCCTGAAATGGGTTATTATGCTTTCTTTTTGGATAGTGAAGGAAATAAGTTGGGATTACATTCTCAGAAGTAA
- a CDS encoding cyclic nucleotide-binding domain-containing protein → MNILEFMQNISTQVYLRGDVIFREGDPHDGSMYCVMSGMFAVTKRLPDGSQEIIKGLGPGEFFGELSLLTRRPRAMTISVVSTNARVGILRDDQFEKLARINTHFLFQLTKSTVEKLHRAEARLTELDKLLEEIKKDDEK, encoded by the coding sequence ATGAACATTCTGGAATTTATGCAAAATATCTCTACGCAAGTCTATTTACGAGGGGATGTGATCTTTCGCGAAGGAGATCCCCATGATGGTAGTATGTATTGTGTCATGAGTGGGATGTTTGCCGTCACCAAACGACTGCCAGATGGAAGCCAAGAGATTATTAAAGGGCTTGGGCCTGGAGAATTTTTTGGAGAACTCTCCCTTCTCACAAGAAGGCCGAGGGCCATGACCATAAGTGTGGTCTCGACCAACGCAAGGGTTGGAATTTTACGCGATGACCAATTTGAAAAATTAGCTCGCATCAATACTCATTTTTTATTCCAGCTCACGAAAAGTACGGTAGAGAAACTCCATAGAGCCGAAGCAAGGCTCACGGAACTCGACAAATTATTAGAAGAAATCAAAAAGGATGACGAAAAATGA
- a CDS encoding Crp/Fnr family transcriptional regulator: MNVDHLRKYITEVRIDHFSEGTKVFSEGEDCNGKMFFVFAGKLQVFKRKASGEDQYIRDINPGEFFGEMALVFPSPRAATVIASAEDTKVGTITKDIFFAMGKESPGFLSVILHSIIGRLTSVEDLISERQQELHILINGMPSLQMEKSTTESVITNQDKTQDQDNP; the protein is encoded by the coding sequence ATGAACGTGGACCACTTACGAAAGTACATCACGGAAGTACGAATCGATCACTTCTCCGAAGGAACCAAGGTTTTTTCTGAAGGGGAGGACTGTAATGGGAAGATGTTTTTTGTTTTTGCCGGCAAACTCCAAGTTTTCAAACGAAAAGCAAGTGGAGAAGACCAATATATTCGCGATATCAATCCTGGTGAGTTCTTCGGGGAAATGGCATTGGTATTTCCATCTCCCAGGGCAGCCACTGTGATTGCTTCCGCAGAAGACACCAAGGTCGGAACTATCACAAAAGATATTTTTTTTGCCATGGGAAAAGAAAGCCCTGGATTTCTTTCTGTCATTTTGCATAGCATCATTGGTCGCCTAACATCAGTAGAAGATTTGATTTCAGAAAGACAACAAGAATTGCATATTCTGATTAACGGAATGCCTTCCCTACAGATGGAAAAGTCTACCACAGAATCTGTCATTACCAATCAGGACAAAACACAAGATCAGGACAATCCGTAA
- a CDS encoding PilZ domain-containing protein codes for MTLRFFNYPIPVLLVTLGFFAVPFLNFFAIATLYDLDLEHFSMILSRIQPWQYVLSAFSAIIAYGLIAKKKFGYYLFLCFSFLILTYNVWMVLSVTLGKKIFLAGIRIHTSDVIWNMVITTVLLGIVFYFLRREIAAPYLSGKRRGWRIKYRETHPIPFHWTNSDGEREGDGQTINISRNGILIPIPQHHFLKVGDPINLLLKLEKENREPVSISVQAKIVRIDQESDGSEIAGVQLYFPINQKEEKQIYEAFLARVFAPRYPVSNPVNFSSKDNRICQGTLLNVSLEGLYIGTSSVLEQDQICNVKIQTRSGEISVGGVVRWSNPQGKYGKPSGFGIQIDTIENKNLFRIWIWKQRFKLFHSR; via the coding sequence GTGACTTTGCGGTTCTTCAACTACCCCATCCCAGTTCTTTTGGTGACTCTCGGCTTTTTTGCAGTCCCATTCCTAAATTTCTTCGCCATTGCAACCTTATACGATTTGGATCTAGAACATTTCAGTATGATCCTTTCGAGAATCCAACCTTGGCAGTATGTGTTGTCCGCCTTCAGTGCCATCATTGCTTATGGACTCATTGCAAAAAAGAAATTTGGTTACTATTTATTCCTATGTTTTAGTTTCCTCATCTTAACTTATAATGTTTGGATGGTTCTTTCTGTCACACTTGGCAAAAAGATTTTCTTAGCAGGAATACGTATCCACACATCTGATGTAATTTGGAACATGGTGATCACAACGGTTTTACTCGGAATCGTATTTTATTTTTTACGCCGAGAAATCGCTGCACCCTACTTAAGTGGAAAACGCAGAGGGTGGAGAATCAAATACAGAGAAACACATCCCATTCCTTTCCATTGGACCAATTCGGATGGGGAACGAGAAGGTGACGGACAAACTATCAATATTTCTCGGAACGGAATTCTCATTCCCATACCCCAACATCATTTTTTGAAAGTAGGAGATCCGATCAACCTGCTCTTAAAATTAGAAAAAGAAAATAGAGAACCCGTTTCGATTTCTGTCCAAGCAAAAATTGTTCGCATTGACCAAGAGAGTGATGGTTCTGAGATTGCGGGTGTTCAGCTTTACTTTCCAATCAACCAAAAAGAAGAAAAACAAATTTACGAAGCCTTTCTTGCCAGGGTTTTTGCTCCGAGATATCCTGTATCCAATCCTGTTAATTTTTCAAGCAAAGACAATCGTATCTGCCAAGGTACCCTTTTGAATGTTTCTTTGGAAGGGCTGTATATAGGCACCAGTTCGGTTTTAGAACAAGATCAAATTTGTAACGTCAAAATCCAAACAAGATCAGGGGAAATTTCTGTGGGTGGTGTGGTTCGTTGGTCCAACCCACAAGGCAAATATGGAAAACCAAGTGGATTTGGTATTCAAATAGATACGATCGAAAATAAAAACCTATTTCGCATTTGGATTTGGAAACAACGTTTTAAATTATTCCACAGTCGGTAA
- a CDS encoding IspD/TarI family cytidylyltransferase, translating to MNNLYVVLLAGGTGTRMGTEVPKQFLKIRGESLLRHSVKRFRKFGLIKAITVVSHPDWILETEKELDDLLERNDRIVPGGASRHLSTLCGIQSISYDTKDIFFIHDVARPNFKQNELYQLVEQTKIFGGASIVAKSTESLVRVRIHRNYTDEPLKREEVYSVKTPQSVAGFMIQELLAEGLDSDIKNHPTDLCTWMGNRRVGIVETDFHNIKVTSPGDTELADSLFWEDLPTVE from the coding sequence ATGAACAATTTGTATGTTGTCCTACTTGCGGGTGGGACAGGGACAAGGATGGGAACGGAAGTTCCCAAACAGTTTCTAAAAATCAGGGGTGAGTCACTACTTCGACATTCGGTCAAACGATTCAGAAAGTTTGGACTTATTAAAGCCATCACTGTTGTTTCTCATCCCGATTGGATTTTGGAAACGGAAAAAGAGTTGGATGATTTATTGGAAAGGAATGACCGGATTGTCCCAGGTGGGGCAAGTCGCCATCTGTCTACGTTATGTGGAATCCAATCTATTTCCTATGATACAAAAGATATTTTTTTCATCCATGATGTGGCAAGACCCAACTTCAAACAAAATGAATTGTATCAATTGGTGGAACAAACAAAGATTTTTGGTGGAGCGAGCATAGTCGCCAAGTCAACGGAAAGTTTGGTTCGTGTTCGAATTCATCGGAACTATACGGATGAACCTCTCAAAAGGGAAGAAGTGTATTCCGTAAAAACTCCCCAGTCCGTTGCAGGGTTTATGATCCAAGAGCTATTGGCGGAAGGATTAGATTCCGATATCAAAAATCATCCTACAGATCTTTGCACCTGGATGGGGAACCGTAGGGTAGGGATAGTAGAAACTGACTTTCATAATATCAAAGTGACAAGTCCTGGAGATACAGAACTTGCCGATTCTTTGTTTTGGGAAGATTTACCGACTGTGGAATAA
- a CDS encoding diaminopimelate decarboxylase, translated as MTSIEKLKFLKEDQVRSLANEFGTPLFVYSEKEIEQKCDEALAFPNAFGLQVRYAMKANPNSNILQIMKKKGILIDASSEHEVVRALHFGFKPESIMLTSQEFPKAFEELIGKGVKFNACSLRQLEAFGKTFPGKAVSIRFNPGLGSGHTKKTDVGGVTSSFGIWHEKLPEVKAIVEKYKIIVEKVHTHIGSGSDPEVWKAVAKYTLEYAEAFPTVTIVSLGGGYKVGRMEDEKSTDLQKIGAPVKPQFEEFATKHGRKLILEIEPGTYLVALCGALLTTVDDLVDTGSKGFRFMKLDAGMDSNTRPSLYGARHPLITVKKDGGVPKSNEEYVVVGHCCESGDVFTQKEGGEPITRLMGEAEIGDYVVMEAVGAYCAGMSTKNYNSFPETAEVLLRTNGEGKLIRKKEPVMEIFRNEIRVVE; from the coding sequence ATGACATCAATCGAAAAACTAAAGTTTTTGAAAGAAGACCAAGTACGGTCTTTAGCAAATGAATTCGGCACGCCACTCTTTGTCTATTCCGAGAAAGAAATTGAACAAAAATGTGACGAGGCTTTGGCATTCCCGAATGCTTTCGGCTTACAAGTCCGTTATGCCATGAAGGCAAATCCCAATTCCAATATCCTTCAGATCATGAAAAAGAAAGGCATCCTCATTGATGCATCCTCTGAACATGAAGTGGTTCGTGCCCTCCACTTTGGATTCAAACCAGAATCCATCATGCTCACTTCCCAAGAGTTTCCGAAAGCCTTTGAAGAACTGATCGGAAAAGGTGTGAAGTTCAATGCTTGTTCCCTCCGCCAACTGGAGGCCTTTGGAAAGACCTTTCCTGGAAAGGCAGTTTCCATTCGATTCAATCCGGGACTTGGGTCCGGACATACCAAAAAAACCGATGTAGGAGGAGTCACATCCTCATTTGGAATCTGGCATGAAAAACTCCCAGAAGTCAAAGCCATCGTAGAAAAATACAAAATCATAGTGGAAAAAGTCCATACTCATATCGGTTCAGGCAGTGATCCGGAGGTTTGGAAAGCGGTGGCCAAATATACTTTGGAATATGCTGAGGCTTTCCCAACTGTCACTATCGTGAGTCTTGGTGGTGGGTACAAAGTGGGGAGGATGGAAGATGAAAAGTCCACCGACTTACAAAAGATTGGTGCCCCAGTAAAACCTCAATTTGAAGAATTTGCCACAAAACATGGTAGAAAACTCATTTTAGAAATTGAACCAGGAACTTACCTTGTCGCTCTTTGTGGGGCACTTCTCACAACCGTCGACGATCTAGTGGATACTGGTTCTAAGGGTTTTCGTTTTATGAAATTAGATGCTGGAATGGATTCTAACACCAGACCTTCGTTATACGGTGCAAGGCACCCTCTTATCACCGTTAAAAAAGACGGCGGAGTTCCTAAATCGAACGAAGAATATGTGGTAGTTGGTCATTGTTGTGAATCTGGTGATGTGTTTACCCAAAAAGAAGGGGGAGAACCCATCACAAGGCTTATGGGAGAAGCCGAGATTGGTGACTACGTTGTGATGGAGGCAGTAGGGGCGTATTGTGCCGGAATGTCCACAAAGAACTATAATAGTTTTCCTGAAACAGCAGAAGTACTACTTCGTACGAATGGGGAAGGAAAGCTGATTCGAAAAAAAGAACCAGTAATGGAAATCTTTCGAAACGAAATCCGTGTGGTTGAATGA
- a CDS encoding zinc dependent phospholipase C family protein, whose translation MAGKITHIEALSQVKKHLEHGNATQRRMAALLSRPDVASYANLGAVAPDIFYFYHVLQPKRTKKAAFFGDLAHHHRVAELVLSFLDQVHDTEMGLYRDRFLAFTLGYICHCVVDIQTHPYIFYISGDYYNNDKKISYQAQVNHMKVEFGLDTLLINHRWGMSAREYDFPQYIDIRHRTVGIKNKMDPVLWNFWLQSIKETFPLEFASSYLGSEKKIIPGDILNESYLGFYRFTSTLDSRSTFMRGLVSVVDTLTFHKYNASVLMLPTLENINPKIMNDEKREWFYPADPKRKFNDSFIELLNQASQACKEILTRAYEYSFSPESRSKILESLGGYNLDTGLRYHGIDHMKEFSPLV comes from the coding sequence ATGGCAGGAAAGATTACACATATTGAAGCACTTTCCCAAGTGAAAAAACATTTGGAACATGGAAACGCAACCCAACGTCGAATGGCAGCATTACTTTCACGTCCCGATGTTGCCTCTTATGCCAACCTCGGTGCCGTGGCGCCTGATATCTTTTACTTCTATCACGTGTTACAACCAAAAAGAACAAAGAAGGCAGCTTTCTTCGGAGACCTTGCCCACCACCATCGTGTTGCGGAACTAGTTTTAAGTTTTTTAGACCAAGTCCATGACACAGAAATGGGCCTCTACAGGGATCGTTTTCTTGCATTTACTTTAGGGTATATTTGTCACTGCGTGGTAGACATTCAAACCCATCCGTATATTTTTTACATCTCAGGGGATTACTATAACAACGATAAGAAGATTTCTTATCAAGCGCAAGTCAACCACATGAAAGTAGAGTTTGGACTCGATACCCTTCTCATCAACCATCGTTGGGGGATGAGTGCCAGGGAATACGACTTCCCCCAATACATTGATATCCGCCACCGAACAGTAGGAATTAAAAACAAAATGGATCCCGTGCTTTGGAATTTTTGGTTACAATCCATCAAAGAAACCTTTCCTTTGGAGTTTGCTTCCTCCTATTTAGGTTCCGAAAAAAAAATCATTCCTGGCGATATCCTAAATGAATCCTATTTAGGATTTTACCGATTTACCTCAACCTTGGATTCGAGAAGTACATTCATGCGTGGGCTTGTCAGTGTAGTGGATACACTGACCTTTCATAAATACAATGCCAGTGTTCTCATGTTGCCCACACTGGAAAACATCAATCCCAAGATCATGAATGATGAAAAAAGGGAATGGTTTTATCCGGCAGACCCAAAACGTAAGTTCAATGACTCCTTTATTGAACTTTTGAACCAAGCAAGCCAGGCCTGCAAAGAAATTTTAACGAGAGCTTACGAATATAGTTTTTCTCCTGAAAGCAGATCGAAAATTCTGGAATCTCTCGGTGGTTATAACTTGGATACTGGTCTCCGTTACCACGGAATCGACCATATGAAGGAATTTTCTCCACTCGTTTGA
- a CDS encoding penicillin-binding protein 1A codes for MKQEPVGLFEKYFIIWFRIVTERIWTGDKKLRNTTIAIFAFGALNVFLLTGSVKDFFKLKEAAVYDIPSTLYGLNDKGEYEPIAEYYKFSRIPVRLDQLKPEENALSSDNRHKVIQCFLSTEDNSFYSHNGIDLKGIARAFVVNLMAGRVKEGASTITQQVARLKFLSIERSIARKAREAWLAILLELVFPKDKILEVYLNEIPLGHGTIGVGAASRFYFRKEVQDVSWGEAAILASLTTRPTQFSPIVNPVSSMNKVRVVFRKLVENGRMSVADAEKEYAALEEYYTNLNRSPNDSAFSDRLNRFPYVTEYIRKNLIRSIGSGRLYNGGLKIYSTIQIRHQEEAEKALLPALQRQTIESNQRAFRNIDAFDDLYGSGYSLIADLYDLPDFKFHISRTERTFSSAYQEDIRDEFATLNLLVGDDYLGDLIDKNYTSQTTKDHLLPVEGSLISIRPETGYITALVGGSGFRSDNQQIRPFQAFRQPGSAFKPILYAAAMDYSGKNPDPEKNVTPATLFADSPLQYLMEDGDEWAPENYSSEYSGFILLRKALEQSKNSVAVRVLEQVGLSHLMESLRGLLQLPGRDIPYNFSVSLGSFELTPYELTRAYAALASGGKTVNPISVLYVEDNAGKVIKDFRNDYDEDDRKQIISKEAAFLITSMMRDVVEEGTGRGVLSYGLGRKAYGKTGTTNNFRDAWFVGYTPELVTSVWFGYDVGTISLGRGMTGGKLAAPVWGRFMARALDREPATDFPWLSEVKVTKKTVCRMSGKLPGSQCHDLFEEYFIPQTAPKEVCNDHGSSWNVVESRPNLPSNPAVQTEKKKTEKIEKQPISSKPPKRKKSVFSGDEEIDY; via the coding sequence ATGAAACAAGAACCCGTTGGGCTCTTTGAAAAATATTTTATCATTTGGTTTCGAATTGTTACAGAAAGGATTTGGACCGGAGACAAAAAATTAAGAAACACCACAATTGCTATTTTTGCCTTTGGGGCATTGAATGTTTTTTTACTCACAGGTTCAGTAAAAGACTTTTTTAAACTAAAAGAAGCCGCAGTTTACGATATCCCTTCCACCTTGTACGGATTAAATGACAAAGGGGAATACGAACCCATTGCAGAATATTATAAATTTTCAAGAATTCCTGTTCGATTAGATCAACTAAAACCTGAAGAAAATGCATTGTCTTCGGACAATAGGCACAAGGTCATCCAATGTTTTTTATCCACCGAAGATAATTCCTTTTATTCTCATAACGGAATCGATCTAAAAGGAATTGCTCGAGCTTTTGTCGTCAACCTAATGGCGGGCCGTGTCAAAGAAGGTGCCTCCACCATCACCCAACAAGTAGCAAGGCTCAAGTTTTTATCCATTGAAAGATCCATCGCAAGAAAAGCACGTGAAGCCTGGCTTGCTATTTTACTCGAACTTGTTTTTCCGAAAGATAAAATTTTGGAAGTGTATTTAAACGAAATTCCTTTGGGACACGGAACCATCGGTGTAGGGGCTGCTTCCCGGTTTTATTTTAGAAAGGAAGTTCAAGATGTGAGTTGGGGAGAGGCAGCCATCCTTGCAAGCCTTACGACAAGACCAACGCAGTTCAGTCCCATCGTCAATCCTGTTTCCAGCATGAACAAAGTTCGAGTCGTATTTCGTAAGTTAGTCGAAAATGGAAGGATGTCGGTTGCTGATGCTGAAAAAGAATATGCTGCACTCGAAGAATATTATACCAATTTAAATCGTTCACCAAATGATTCCGCATTTTCTGATAGATTAAACCGTTTTCCGTATGTTACAGAATACATCAGAAAAAACCTAATTCGTTCTATTGGTTCGGGCCGACTTTACAATGGTGGACTCAAAATTTATTCCACCATCCAAATCCGCCACCAAGAAGAAGCGGAAAAAGCACTCCTCCCTGCCCTGCAAAGACAAACCATCGAATCCAACCAAAGGGCCTTTCGTAACATTGATGCCTTTGATGATTTGTATGGAAGTGGGTATTCTCTCATTGCTGATTTGTACGACCTACCAGATTTTAAATTTCACATCTCTCGAACAGAACGTACGTTTTCTTCTGCTTATCAGGAAGATATACGTGATGAGTTTGCTACTCTGAATTTATTAGTTGGGGATGATTATCTTGGTGATTTGATAGACAAAAACTACACTTCGCAAACGACAAAAGACCATCTCCTTCCTGTCGAGGGGTCTCTCATTTCCATTCGTCCAGAAACTGGATACATCACAGCTCTTGTTGGTGGATCCGGATTTCGATCTGACAACCAACAGATTCGACCTTTCCAAGCCTTCCGCCAACCAGGTTCTGCTTTTAAGCCGATCCTTTATGCGGCGGCAATGGACTATTCAGGCAAAAATCCAGATCCAGAAAAGAATGTAACACCTGCTACTCTTTTTGCTGATTCCCCTCTCCAATATTTGATGGAAGATGGAGATGAATGGGCTCCCGAAAATTATAGTAGTGAATACTCCGGCTTTATTTTGTTACGAAAGGCTTTGGAACAATCCAAAAACTCTGTGGCCGTTCGGGTTTTAGAACAAGTGGGTCTTTCTCACCTAATGGAAAGTTTGCGAGGTTTATTACAATTGCCTGGCCGTGACATTCCTTATAACTTCAGCGTATCTCTTGGTTCCTTTGAACTCACTCCATATGAACTCACGAGAGCTTATGCGGCCCTTGCTTCCGGTGGGAAAACGGTAAATCCTATCTCCGTTTTATATGTGGAAGACAATGCAGGAAAGGTCATTAAAGACTTTCGAAACGACTATGATGAAGATGATCGAAAACAAATCATTTCCAAGGAAGCAGCCTTTCTCATCACATCCATGATGCGAGACGTAGTGGAAGAAGGAACTGGTCGTGGCGTATTATCGTATGGATTAGGCCGCAAGGCTTACGGAAAAACAGGAACCACAAATAACTTTCGAGATGCATGGTTTGTGGGTTACACTCCTGAATTAGTTACTTCGGTCTGGTTTGGGTATGATGTGGGAACCATTTCACTGGGAAGAGGGATGACTGGTGGGAAACTAGCAGCTCCTGTTTGGGGTCGGTTTATGGCAAGAGCCCTTGATCGGGAACCTGCGACCGATTTTCCTTGGCTTAGCGAAGTAAAAGTCACGAAAAAAACTGTTTGCCGGATGTCTGGGAAACTGCCGGGATCCCAATGCCATGACTTATTTGAAGAGTATTTTATCCCACAAACGGCTCCGAAGGAGGTTTGTAACGACCATGGCTCTTCTTGGAACGTAGTGGAATCAAGGCCAAACCTCCCGTCAAACCCAGCTGTACAGACAGAAAAGAAAAAAACTGAAAAAATAGAGAAACAACCTATTTCATCCAAACCACCGAAACGAAAAAAATCGGTCTTTAGCGGGGATGAGGAAATCGACTACTAA
- a CDS encoding bactofilin family protein: MAIGKDSINSVIGPGSIFEGKFYIAGSLRIDGKFEGDIKTEDALVIGETGKVKTNISAREVIVSGTLIGNIKAENEVKLEGTGRMLGDITAPYLELQKGVVAKGNITITGGQKKDVRKIVEESFGGIKSLDTKD, translated from the coding sequence ATGGCAATAGGTAAGGATTCCATCAATAGCGTTATCGGACCAGGGTCGATATTTGAAGGTAAGTTTTATATCGCAGGTTCACTTAGAATCGATGGAAAATTCGAAGGTGATATCAAAACAGAAGATGCACTTGTCATCGGAGAAACCGGTAAAGTAAAAACTAATATCAGCGCAAGAGAAGTCATTGTATCTGGTACCCTCATCGGAAACATTAAAGCCGAAAACGAAGTTAAACTTGAAGGTACAGGACGTATGTTAGGTGATATTACAGCTCCTTACTTAGAACTTCAAAAAGGTGTTGTTGCAAAAGGAAATATCACAATCACTGGCGGTCAGAAAAAAGACGTTCGTAAGATTGTGGAAGAATCCTTTGGCGGTATCAAATCTTTAGACACTAAGGATTAA
- a CDS encoding M23 family metallopeptidase → MLLRSPEKSTIGKHVLRWGNVNVIQVSPGKYFYNLQSQSSVLHGTIDLNRKRYRILPLLASSFILAFFLSVLVDKQTYEESLMEKEFLSMSTEVEENDIKDKEAKLADAKYLQETEDKKMAILRSADLDALAENKNKKLKVTQYKVKKNETLSDIARRFKVSAESIAGSSGINPEVSILPGQILNIPNKQGLVYKLKKGDTLAKVADYYKVKIDDIYSENQLDDYDLFKSGQKVFLPGAVIPETGPVWRIPVVSKVITSGWGTRSYPQYKFHMALDLRANYESVYAARKGKVTYSGWMGGYGNAIILTHDDNYQTLYAHNSKLYVKEGDYVSAGKVISRSGCTGYCFGPHLHFEVIKDGKNVNPTKIIKGFSYK, encoded by the coding sequence ATGCTACTTCGATCTCCTGAAAAGTCTACGATCGGTAAGCATGTGTTACGCTGGGGAAACGTAAACGTCATCCAAGTTTCTCCAGGTAAGTATTTTTATAACCTCCAATCTCAATCTAGTGTCCTACATGGCACCATCGATCTGAATCGGAAACGGTACCGTATCCTCCCACTACTCGCTTCTTCCTTTATCTTAGCTTTCTTTTTATCAGTCCTTGTCGACAAACAAACTTATGAAGAAAGTTTGATGGAAAAAGAATTTCTTAGTATGTCCACTGAAGTAGAAGAAAACGATATCAAAGACAAAGAAGCAAAACTTGCCGATGCCAAATACTTACAAGAAACAGAAGATAAAAAAATGGCAATCCTCCGTTCCGCTGATTTGGATGCTTTGGCTGAAAACAAAAACAAAAAATTAAAAGTCACTCAATACAAAGTTAAAAAAAACGAAACTCTTTCTGACATTGCACGTAGGTTTAAAGTTTCCGCTGAATCCATCGCAGGAAGCTCTGGAATTAACCCAGAAGTATCCATCCTTCCTGGACAAATCCTAAACATACCAAACAAACAAGGATTAGTCTATAAGCTAAAAAAAGGCGATACTCTCGCCAAAGTAGCAGACTACTACAAAGTCAAAATTGATGATATTTATTCCGAAAACCAATTAGATGATTATGATCTATTCAAATCAGGACAAAAGGTATTCCTTCCAGGAGCAGTCATTCCAGAAACAGGACCGGTTTGGAGAATTCCAGTTGTTTCCAAAGTCATCACATCTGGTTGGGGTACACGTTCCTACCCTCAATACAAATTTCATATGGCCCTCGACTTACGAGCCAATTATGAATCTGTGTATGCAGCAAGGAAAGGGAAAGTCACTTATTCGGGTTGGATGGGTGGGTATGGGAATGCGATCATTCTTACGCATGATGATAATTACCAAACTCTTTATGCTCATAATTCGAAACTCTATGTAAAAGAAGGTGATTATGTAAGTGCGGGAAAGGTCATCTCTCGCTCCGGGTGCACTGGATATTGTTTTGGCCCCCACCTGCATTTTGAGGTCATCAAAGATGGAAAAAACGTAAACCCAACAAAAATCATCAAAGGATTTTCTTATAAATAA
- a CDS encoding alpha/beta hydrolase, with the protein MNIPKQNKKHSTFLILSSLLFLVNLLISCSPKIGEQINKRIVDPFDETKILNVHFVTTRREMSVKDNCDTASFGFITDLNPHYGICLVNIPSRHIIGDISLDNAQDKNQFFQFKGRINTDDKEFLNKIKSSISEEVLVFVHGFNVNFDEAVLRAGQIKYDLKFPGEVVVYSWPAGADSGILGQVMVKSTYDLNFTEAKINREPFAKFLTDITGLGKKIHLVVHSMGHQVVLPSVASISKQGRKKFLSELILNAPDFDKNEFESLLSDLTKSSERITLYCSPGDNALVASQKVNGAPRAGMCFKYSGVDVINVNEVDDPVLGVGGLGHGYYSSRPILTDIYQVLLGVSVERRLFIRKSGPKNGENFVLRK; encoded by the coding sequence ATGAACATACCCAAACAAAACAAAAAACATTCAACTTTCCTAATATTATCTTCTTTATTATTTTTAGTTAACCTCCTTATTTCCTGTTCCCCCAAAATCGGAGAACAAATCAACAAACGGATTGTCGATCCTTTTGATGAAACCAAAATTTTAAATGTTCATTTTGTCACCACTCGTAGAGAGATGTCGGTAAAAGACAATTGTGATACGGCAAGTTTTGGATTTATCACTGATCTCAACCCTCATTATGGAATTTGTTTGGTCAACATCCCTTCCAGACATATCATTGGAGATATTTCCTTAGACAATGCCCAAGACAAAAATCAGTTCTTTCAATTCAAAGGTCGTATCAATACCGATGACAAAGAATTTTTAAACAAAATCAAATCTTCGATTTCTGAAGAAGTTTTGGTATTTGTGCACGGTTTCAATGTCAACTTTGATGAAGCCGTACTTCGTGCAGGACAAATCAAATATGATCTAAAGTTTCCAGGCGAGGTGGTGGTTTATTCTTGGCCTGCGGGAGCCGATTCGGGAATTTTAGGTCAGGTGATGGTAAAATCAACTTATGACTTAAACTTTACAGAAGCAAAGATCAACAGGGAACCTTTTGCAAAGTTTTTAACTGACATCACTGGACTTGGAAAAAAAATCCATTTAGTCGTTCATAGTATGGGCCACCAAGTGGTTTTACCTTCCGTAGCATCGATCAGCAAACAAGGCAGAAAAAAATTTTTATCAGAGCTCATTTTGAATGCTCCTGATTTTGATAAAAATGAATTTGAATCCCTACTTTCTGACTTAACAAAATCATCCGAAAGAATTACTCTTTATTGTTCTCCAGGTGACAATGCCCTCGTTGCATCACAAAAAGTCAACGGTGCCCCGCGTGCCGGAATGTGTTTTAAGTATTCTGGAGTTGATGTAATCAATGTCAACGAAGTAGATGATCCAGTTCTTGGTGTGGGCGGTCTAGGTCATGGATATTATTCCTCAAGACCCATCCTTACCGACATCTACCAAGTGTTACTTGGTGTTTCTGTCGAACGAAGACTTTTTATCCGAAAATCAGGACCCAAAAACGGGGAAAACTTTGTCCTTAGAAAATAA